Part of the Deinococcota bacterium genome, GACGTGGTAGAAGCGGCCCTGGTGGTAGACCAGGGTGCGCATGCCGGGGAGGTAGTGCACTTCGTTGAAGGCCGAGACCTGCACCGTGACCGTCGCCGTCGCCGCGCCGCCGCGCCCGTCCGCTATCTCGTAGGTGAAAGCGTCCGTGCCGACGAAGCCCTCGTTCGGGGTATAGGTGACGGTGGCACCTTCGTTGATGGCGGCACTGCCGTTAGCGGGGTTGCTCACCACCGTGACGGTGAGGGGGTCGCCGTCGGGGTCTTCGTCGTTGGCGAGGACGTTGATGGTGACGGGCCTCCCCAGATTCGTCACCGCCAATTCGTCACCGCCAAGTCGTCACGGGCAAGCGGCGCGCGGTTGTCGCCGTCGTTGCCGTTCGAAGCCGTCACCGCCACCGTCCGTGTCGTCTCGCCCGTCTTGCCGCCATCGTCGGTCACCGTCAGTTTCACCTCGTAGTTGCCCGGCGCCGTGAAGGTGTGGCGGGTCGTCCGGCCCGCGCCCGCGTTGCCATCACGGAAATCCCAGGCGTAGGCGGTGATGCTCCCGTCGGGGTCGGCGGAGGCCGAGGCATCGAAGAGGACCTCCAGTGGTGCTGCACCCTCGGACGGCGTGGCGGTAAAGGACGCCGTGGGCGGCTGGTTAGGCGCTCCCGCGTTGCCGCCGCAGGCCGTCACAGACAGCAGCGCGAAGAGGTGCAGCCAGAGCTTAAGGCTGCGTGCGTTCATCGTTTCCTCCTGTCACCGTCTGGACCGCGAGGTCTCAGCCCACGGAGCAACAGCCAATGCCGGAACGGTCGATAAGCTTTCATCGTCTCCTCACGTGAACATTCGGTCGTGCTCCAGGGCGAGCCTGACGAGGATGTTCGGCGTCGCCAGCTCGAGCGGCTTATCCTTCAAATCGGCTTCACTGACGCCCCGGCTCTTGCAGGACATGCCGGAGAGGTAGAGCTTGGCGCCCCCGGCGACCACAGCGTCAAAGTGTTCGCGCAGCTTACCGGTGCCGAGGCCGGCGAGGTTTTCGAGCACCGCGTCGCGAACGAGTTGCACCGCGTCGCCGGCCAGAAAGAGGGTGACGGCGTGGCCCTCCTCGAGCGCGCTCTTAGCGACCAAAAAGCCCAGCGCGGCCCGGGTCGGGTGCTCCGGGCCGTGGGTGAGGTGGACGAGGATCTTTGCCACGCGCCTACTCCTCGCGGATGGCCGCGCGCACCTGCGCGACGACTTCCGGCGGCAGGTCGCTCAGGCCGTGGACCTCTTCGGCGTGCTTGGCGGCCTGCTCGAGCAGCGCCTCCTCGCTCTCGGCTTTCGCCACGAAACCGCAGTCGAAGCCGATGTCCTTGCAGTAGAGAACCTTGGTCATGATTTCCTCTCTCTCTGGCCGCGGGTCCTAGGGCGTGACCACCCGCGGGCGCAAGCTCAGTATGCGCAAGCGGCCCTAGTGAGAGAACACCGGACCGGCAGGGCTTAGTGAATCAATGATTTAACCACCCCGAGCGCTCGTCCTCTGGCTCCTGGAGCGGCCTCGAGCGATTCCGGAGTGCGCTCTTTATCACCCTTAGTGCTGCTTTTGTCAGCCACAGTGCCGTGTCTGTCAACCAGCCGGAGGGCGGCCACGCGCCTTTTTCAACCTCTCGCTGCGGCGCCGAGCGCCTTGCAACTGCGCGACCCGTTCGGCGGGGATGGCGTAGACGACGCGCGTCTCCTGAAGGGCACGTTCGGTCACGCGGCCCCCCGCCGGGTCCAGGAGCCGGCTGAGTTCCGTCGAGATCTCCTGCCAGCCTCCGCCGCGCCAGCCGTGGAGCCGCACCCCGGGCTCGTCGAGCAGGCCCATGGTGACAAGCTCGCCGACGTCACTCCACCAGGCAGCGAGCGCGTCCTTGAAGCGCACCTTGGCGCCGCGGCTGAACCTCGTCACATAGCCCGCCTCTTGCAAGACCCGCAGGAGGATCTTGCCGCCCCTGCCGCTCCCCGGCGGCGCGGCCCAGCGGCGCAAAAAGGCCACCTGCCAGGCGAGCCAGAAGGCGGGTCCCTTGAGCGCGAAGAGCGCCGCGGGCACCTCCTCGAGCGCGTTCATCGGGCGACTGAGGCCAAGCGCGCGCATCATGTCCTCGCTCAGCTCGAGTTCGAAACCCTGTAGCCCTGCCTCCCTGACGGCCCGCGCCAGAAGGCTGGGGTCGCCTCCTTGCACGACGGATAGGACCGCAGCCTCAAGCAGTCCCGGTTCCGA contains:
- a CDS encoding cadherin-like domain-containing protein; amino-acid sequence: MTNLGRPVTINVLANDEDPDGDPLTVTVVSNPANGSAAINEGATVTYTPNEGFVGTDAFTYEIADGRGGAATATVTVQVSAFNEVHYLPGMRTLVYHQGRFYHV
- a CDS encoding PKD domain-containing protein, yielding MNARSLKLWLHLFALLSVTACGGNAGAPNQPPTASFTATPSEGAAPLEVLFDASASADPDGSITAYAWDFRDGNAGAGRTTRHTFTAPGNYEVKLTVTDDGGKTGETTRTVAVTASNGNDGDNRAPLARDDLAVTNWR
- a CDS encoding DsrE family protein, which produces MAKILVHLTHGPEHPTRAALGFLVAKSALEEGHAVTLFLAGDAVQLVRDAVLENLAGLGTGKLREHFDAVVAGGAKLYLSGMSCKSRGVSEADLKDKPLELATPNILVRLALEHDRMFT
- a CDS encoding DUF1059 domain-containing protein, whose protein sequence is MTKVLYCKDIGFDCGFVAKAESEEALLEQAAKHAEEVHGLSDLPPEVVAQVRAAIREE